Proteins from one Natrinema salinisoli genomic window:
- a CDS encoding DUF7519 family protein encodes MSLAGPRLDRPSAIGDEGRPRAASLWIASLVVVAIVGVVGLEIGESSLLPTLGLVVGLSVAGVGLLERDGFVSQVVAHGFLMTFGTAFALVVLAAPFVARAGIAASGCALALAGIGAAWADVGGDELKPAAAGTMIGYVTMLCSAILVTVLIGIVLFGWSVLTTITGVSTPVASVMGFFLIVASTGGVVRLALRWLPVRQLTPRDRRPGIERRLATLRRRLLYAVVGSIGGLVGTAILVIATPAGLIANVPVLASALGALSSPVVVWPIVAVGGIALVAGIGAVLLRRMSHEVTARTTRRSAAIVVGVVLSVPFLLGLILFVAGIGAASGTFLVGAALLVTLLLGPLAVAFVLGSAVVGVALGLLPRRAMGPAIAALGLVVAAIGVGRGNPLVVFVCIAGAIVVWDSATYGLGLTAELGHLPETRRLELFHGAVTVGLAVAAVVVVTVLELLRAGLVPSGGAAGGVVIVVVGALLLLIPLRG; translated from the coding sequence ATGTCCCTCGCGGGCCCCCGCCTCGATCGACCGTCCGCGATCGGCGACGAGGGGCGACCGCGGGCGGCGAGCCTCTGGATCGCCAGCCTCGTCGTCGTCGCCATCGTCGGCGTCGTCGGCCTCGAAATCGGCGAGTCGTCGCTGTTGCCGACGCTGGGCCTCGTCGTCGGGCTGAGCGTCGCCGGCGTGGGCCTGCTCGAGCGCGACGGGTTCGTCAGCCAGGTCGTCGCTCACGGATTCCTCATGACGTTCGGGACGGCGTTCGCGCTGGTCGTGCTCGCAGCGCCGTTCGTGGCTCGAGCCGGGATCGCGGCGAGCGGGTGCGCGCTCGCACTCGCCGGAATCGGTGCGGCCTGGGCCGACGTCGGCGGAGACGAGCTGAAACCCGCCGCGGCCGGGACGATGATCGGCTACGTTACGATGCTGTGCTCGGCGATACTCGTGACGGTCCTGATCGGCATCGTCCTCTTCGGCTGGTCGGTTCTGACGACAATAACGGGGGTTTCGACGCCGGTCGCGTCCGTCATGGGCTTCTTCCTGATCGTGGCGAGCACCGGCGGCGTCGTCCGACTGGCGCTCCGGTGGCTCCCGGTTCGACAGTTGACGCCGCGGGACCGGCGGCCGGGAATCGAGCGGCGACTCGCCACCCTCCGACGGCGGCTGCTGTATGCCGTCGTCGGATCGATCGGCGGGCTCGTCGGCACCGCCATCCTCGTGATCGCGACTCCCGCCGGCCTGATAGCGAACGTCCCGGTGCTCGCGAGCGCGCTCGGCGCGCTCTCGTCGCCGGTCGTCGTCTGGCCGATCGTGGCCGTCGGCGGGATCGCGCTCGTCGCCGGCATCGGTGCGGTCCTGCTCCGCCGGATGAGCCACGAGGTCACCGCCCGGACGACGCGCCGGAGCGCCGCGATCGTCGTCGGCGTCGTGCTCTCGGTACCGTTCCTGCTCGGACTGATCCTCTTCGTCGCGGGCATCGGGGCCGCCAGCGGGACCTTTCTGGTCGGAGCGGCACTGCTCGTCACCCTCCTGCTGGGCCCGCTCGCGGTCGCGTTCGTGCTCGGGAGCGCCGTCGTCGGTGTCGCCCTCGGGTTGCTACCGAGACGGGCGATGGGGCCGGCGATCGCCGCGCTGGGGCTCGTCGTCGCCGCGATCGGAGTGGGACGGGGCAACCCCCTCGTCGTCTTCGTCTGCATCGCCGGCGCGATCGTCGTCTGGGACAGCGCGACGTACGGACTGGGGCTGACGGCGGAGCTCGGCCACCTGCCCGAAACCCGTCGGCTCGAGCTGTTTCACGGCGCTGTCACAGTCGGTCTCGCCGTCGCCGCTGTCGTCGTCGTCACCGTCCTCGAACTGCTTCGCGCCGGCCTCGTCCCGAGCGGCGGCGCGGCCGGCGGCGTCGTCATCGTCGTGGTGGGCGCACTGCTCCTGTTGATTCCGTTGCGCGGCTAG
- a CDS encoding AAA family ATPase, translating into MDETNATPDDAARAVRRVVERIEEAAVVDREVLHAMLSAVLARGHVLLEDVPGTGKTVTARVIAEAMGLEFKRIQFTPDLLPSDVTGSTVYDDGTGEFEFARGPIFTNVVLADEINRAPPKTQAALLEAMEEGQVSVDGTTYDLPEPFLVVATQNPIEQEGTFRLPEAQRDRFSVKTSLGYPDLEGEMGLLERRANRRSLSPTVDPVVRPDAVRLLQDMTEDVTVDEKVRRYIVELARQTRADQRAEIGVSPRGVQRVFEAARAAALIDGRSYVTPDDVKHLAQPTMAHRIVLTTEATVEGVEGSAVVRHAVNAVDVPAVAPGTDEPAPASEPDLDTGSEEATTDSEPPSERDAEPDPDPESATEPDPEPDTGSETTPAPGREEGIMDGGDEDEDSRSTRDRHEERQSDDEFDWAR; encoded by the coding sequence ATGGACGAGACGAACGCGACGCCCGACGACGCCGCGCGCGCCGTCAGACGCGTCGTCGAACGCATCGAGGAAGCCGCCGTCGTCGACCGCGAGGTCCTCCACGCCATGCTCTCGGCAGTGTTGGCTCGTGGCCACGTCCTGCTCGAGGACGTACCGGGGACGGGGAAGACGGTCACGGCGCGAGTGATCGCGGAGGCGATGGGACTCGAGTTCAAGCGGATTCAGTTTACGCCCGATCTGCTGCCCTCGGACGTGACCGGGTCGACGGTCTACGACGACGGGACCGGCGAGTTCGAATTCGCCAGGGGTCCGATCTTCACCAACGTCGTCCTGGCCGACGAGATCAACCGCGCGCCGCCGAAGACCCAGGCCGCCCTGCTCGAGGCCATGGAGGAAGGCCAGGTGAGCGTCGACGGGACGACCTACGACCTGCCGGAGCCGTTCCTGGTCGTCGCGACCCAGAACCCGATCGAACAGGAGGGGACCTTCCGCCTACCCGAGGCCCAGCGCGACCGGTTTAGCGTCAAAACTTCGCTCGGCTATCCCGATCTCGAGGGCGAAATGGGACTGCTCGAGCGCCGGGCGAACCGGCGGTCGCTGTCCCCGACCGTCGACCCGGTCGTGCGCCCGGACGCGGTCCGTCTCCTCCAGGACATGACGGAAGACGTCACCGTCGACGAGAAGGTCCGCCGCTACATCGTCGAACTCGCGCGGCAGACGCGGGCGGATCAGCGGGCCGAGATCGGTGTCTCGCCGCGGGGCGTCCAGCGCGTGTTCGAGGCGGCCCGCGCCGCGGCGCTGATCGACGGCCGGTCGTACGTGACGCCGGACGACGTCAAACATCTCGCCCAGCCGACGATGGCCCACCGGATCGTGCTCACGACGGAAGCGACCGTCGAGGGCGTCGAGGGGAGTGCCGTCGTCCGCCACGCCGTGAACGCGGTCGACGTGCCGGCGGTCGCACCGGGCACGGACGAACCCGCTCCGGCGTCCGAACCGGACCTCGACACCGGCTCCGAAGAGGCCACCACGGACTCCGAACCACCGTCCGAACGAGACGCGGAACCCGACCCTGACCCCGAATCCGCGACCGAGCCCGATCCGGAACCCGACACCGGCTCCGAAACGACACCCGCGCCCGGGCGCGAGGAAGGTATCATGGATGGGGGCGACGAGGACGAGGACTCGAGATCGACGCGAGACCGACACGAGGAACGGCAGAGTGACGACGAGTTCGACTGGGCCCGCTGA
- a CDS encoding four-helix bundle copper-binding protein: protein MALQQLEHADDHMQECIDNCLEAAQVCEWCADECAGEGEGMARCLRLCRDVADIASLHARFMARNSGYHGELGELCADLCDECAEECEQHDTEHCQACAEILPKCAESCREMASA, encoded by the coding sequence ATGGCACTACAACAGCTCGAGCACGCCGACGACCACATGCAGGAGTGTATCGACAACTGTCTCGAGGCCGCGCAGGTCTGCGAGTGGTGTGCGGACGAGTGCGCCGGCGAGGGCGAGGGAATGGCCCGCTGTCTCCGGCTCTGTCGGGACGTGGCGGACATCGCGTCGCTACACGCACGGTTCATGGCTCGCAACTCGGGCTATCACGGGGAACTGGGCGAACTCTGTGCGGACCTCTGTGACGAGTGCGCCGAGGAGTGCGAGCAACACGACACCGAGCACTGTCAGGCCTGCGCCGAGATCCTGCCGAAGTGCGCCGAGAGCTGCCGGGAGATGGCGTCGGCCTGA
- a CDS encoding citrate synthase/methylcitrate synthase: protein MDSSELNQGLEGVSVAETSLSRIDGEAGELLIGGLPVAELATNAAYEESVFLLFEGRLPTAAELDDFRADLARRREICDSVRAVLRRAADEEKPAMDALRMGAATANLGTGTDSSRETARRVVAVFPTIVATYWRYRQGDDPVESREDLGHAANYLYMLTGEEPSEAAVRGLETYLNTVIDHGVNASTFTARTVVSTESDLVSAATAAVGSLKGPLHGGAPGPVLDMLRDVHERGDPEGYVRAKLDAGERLMGFGHRVYRVRDPRAPVLSSAAERLYAESADEDFFETVRAFESVAVDALAEHKSDRRLETNVEYYTAALLDGVGVPQELFTATFGVSRVAGWTAHCLEQSEDNRLVRPVSRYVGETDRTWTPVTDR, encoded by the coding sequence ATGGACAGTTCGGAGCTGAATCAGGGACTCGAGGGGGTTTCCGTCGCGGAAACGAGCCTAAGTCGTATCGACGGGGAGGCCGGTGAACTACTGATCGGTGGGCTTCCCGTCGCGGAGCTCGCGACCAACGCGGCCTACGAAGAAAGCGTCTTCCTCCTGTTCGAGGGCCGGCTACCGACGGCGGCGGAACTCGACGATTTCCGTGCGGATCTGGCTCGCCGACGCGAGATCTGCGATTCGGTCCGGGCCGTACTCCGCCGTGCTGCCGACGAGGAGAAACCCGCGATGGACGCGCTTCGGATGGGTGCCGCTACGGCGAACCTCGGGACGGGGACGGACTCATCGCGAGAGACCGCGCGGCGAGTCGTCGCCGTGTTCCCCACGATCGTCGCGACCTACTGGCGATACCGGCAGGGAGACGATCCCGTCGAATCCCGCGAGGATCTCGGGCACGCCGCGAACTACCTGTACATGCTCACCGGCGAGGAGCCGAGCGAGGCCGCCGTCCGTGGGCTCGAGACGTACCTCAATACCGTCATCGACCACGGCGTCAACGCCTCGACGTTCACCGCTCGGACCGTCGTCTCGACGGAGTCGGACCTCGTCTCGGCGGCGACCGCCGCGGTCGGTTCGCTCAAGGGGCCGCTCCACGGCGGCGCGCCCGGTCCCGTCCTCGATATGCTTCGAGACGTCCACGAACGCGGCGATCCCGAGGGATACGTCCGCGCAAAACTCGACGCCGGCGAGCGATTGATGGGCTTCGGTCACCGCGTCTATCGCGTCCGCGACCCGCGAGCTCCGGTGCTCTCATCGGCGGCGGAACGGCTGTACGCGGAGTCCGCGGATGAGGACTTCTTCGAGACCGTCCGCGCGTTCGAATCGGTCGCCGTCGACGCGCTCGCGGAGCACAAATCCGATCGCCGACTCGAGACGAACGTCGAGTACTACACCGCAGCCTTACTCGACGGCGTCGGGGTTCCCCAGGAACTGTTCACGGCGACGTTCGGCGTCTCGCGGGTCGCCGGCTGGACGGCTCATTGCCTCGAGCAATCCGAGGACAACCGACTGGTGCGACCGGTCTCGCGGTACGTCGGCGAGACTGATCGAACGTGGACGCCCGTGACTGACCGGTAG
- a CDS encoding citrate/2-methylcitrate synthase has protein sequence MTPSVFDPRLEYTTVAETTLSDLDGENGDLVVGGYPIEELAANATYEECLFLLFEGRLPTGEELTDFRADLASRRGICAETRDVLRRAVDEGSSAMAALRMGIATASLGTDESEPHADAKRSVAVLPTIAATYWRYQRGDDPIPPNDALSHAANYLFMLTGEEPTDAEVRGLETFLTTIAEHGMTASTFTARTVVSTESDVVSATTAALGTLKGPRHAGDLGDIFELLQEVHESGDAEAVVSERLAAGEGLKGFGHPVYSVRDPRAAVLSAAAERFYEQSNNEGFLESVREFEAVATERLAEQDPSRDARATVEFYAAALLDGLGIPKALFPATFAIARVGGWAAHCLEQLENNRLVRPTARYVGTTGKTWMPVENRHVAGDSLVGRPVQSASLEPVSETLAVLSEPNRLEVLLLLYDADEPLAYSDLRRAASIEDKGRFNYHLRQLREYFVADRGDGYELTEVGRTFVRTVLTEDQLLDDLL, from the coding sequence GTGACACCCTCGGTATTCGATCCGCGACTCGAGTACACGACAGTCGCGGAGACGACGCTCAGCGATCTCGACGGCGAGAACGGCGACCTCGTCGTCGGCGGCTATCCCATCGAGGAGCTCGCGGCCAACGCGACCTACGAGGAGTGTCTTTTTCTCCTGTTCGAGGGACGGCTGCCGACAGGCGAGGAGCTCACCGACTTCCGCGCCGATCTGGCGAGTCGACGCGGGATCTGTGCGGAAACCCGCGACGTCCTCCGTCGGGCCGTCGACGAGGGGAGCTCCGCGATGGCGGCGCTCCGAATGGGTATCGCGACTGCGTCGCTCGGTACCGACGAATCGGAGCCTCACGCGGACGCGAAGCGATCCGTGGCCGTCCTGCCGACGATCGCCGCGACCTACTGGCGATATCAGCGGGGCGACGATCCGATCCCGCCGAACGACGCGTTGAGCCACGCCGCGAACTACCTGTTCATGCTCACCGGCGAGGAGCCGACCGACGCCGAAGTTCGCGGCCTCGAGACGTTTCTCACCACCATCGCCGAGCACGGGATGACGGCCTCGACGTTTACCGCCCGAACCGTGGTATCGACCGAGTCCGACGTCGTCTCCGCGACGACCGCTGCCCTCGGGACGCTCAAGGGGCCGAGACACGCCGGCGATCTCGGGGACATATTTGAACTGCTTCAGGAGGTTCACGAGTCCGGCGACGCCGAGGCGGTCGTCAGCGAGCGACTAGCCGCCGGCGAGGGGCTGAAGGGCTTTGGCCATCCGGTATACAGCGTTCGGGATCCGCGCGCAGCGGTCCTCTCGGCCGCGGCCGAACGGTTCTACGAACAATCGAACAACGAGGGCTTCCTCGAGAGCGTCCGGGAGTTCGAGGCGGTCGCGACGGAACGATTAGCGGAGCAGGACCCGAGCCGCGACGCTCGAGCGACCGTCGAGTTCTACGCCGCCGCCCTGCTCGACGGACTCGGGATTCCGAAGGCACTGTTTCCGGCGACATTCGCGATCGCGCGCGTCGGCGGCTGGGCCGCCCACTGTCTCGAGCAACTCGAGAACAACCGGCTCGTTCGGCCGACCGCTCGGTACGTCGGGACGACGGGGAAGACGTGGATGCCCGTCGAGAATCGGCACGTCGCCGGCGACTCGCTGGTCGGACGTCCCGTCCAGTCGGCGTCGCTCGAGCCCGTCTCGGAGACGCTGGCCGTTCTCTCGGAACCCAACCGTCTCGAGGTCCTCCTGCTCCTGTACGACGCCGACGAACCGCTGGCGTATTCGGACCTCCGGAGAGCGGCGTCGATCGAGGACAAGGGCCGATTCAACTATCACCTGCGCCAGTTGCGGGAGTACTTCGTCGCCGACCGCGGGGACGGCTACGAACTAACCGAGGTCGGTCGAACGTTCGTCCGGACCGTGCTGACCGAAGACCAGTTGCTCGACGACCTGCTGTAG
- a CDS encoding DUF5518 domain-containing protein, with protein sequence MTDWRAVFVGFVVATVLGIIGLAVPGIGQIAAGLAGGFVAGYMAGGGLGSGFWHGLLAGALGGIIGGLLIGVAVGIAGLAIGPIGGAVTGAAGVGIFALAVAISLVMALESAVAGIVGAAVSS encoded by the coding sequence ATGACAGACTGGCGTGCCGTCTTCGTCGGGTTCGTCGTCGCGACCGTGCTCGGAATCATCGGGCTCGCCGTGCCCGGGATCGGCCAGATCGCGGCGGGGCTGGCCGGCGGCTTCGTCGCGGGCTACATGGCCGGCGGTGGCCTCGGGAGCGGGTTCTGGCACGGGCTGCTCGCGGGCGCGCTCGGGGGCATCATCGGCGGGCTCCTCATCGGCGTCGCCGTCGGTATCGCCGGCCTCGCGATCGGTCCCATCGGGGGCGCGGTCACCGGTGCTGCGGGAGTCGGCATCTTCGCGCTCGCCGTCGCGATCTCGCTCGTGATGGCGCTCGAGAGCGCAGTCGCCGGCATCGTCGGCGCGGCGGTCAGCAGCTGA
- a CDS encoding NOG1 family protein has protein sequence MIFEDLPTTPTSEELIDKAFSRAARSGKAKGGLEAQQSMLQTAANIISDNLENVVTAWPDFEYEDDVHPFYYELADAIVDVDKLRQALSEVMWASRKAREIHEEYQPRLRKTDVDTARKHRKQAFARLADIVEQVDDHLLYINKSRNDLRDLPEINPDEPTIVVAGYPNVGKSSFVNDVTNARGETASYPFTTKGIGVGHFERDHIRYQIVDTPGLLDRPPQDRNEIESQAVSAIEHLADCMLVVVDPTGECGYPIGSQLELRDSISAQFEDIPVYTIANKSDRFEDGDLDDAVAADYTMSVETGANVETVLDAAVEAIGYEPELPFEG, from the coding sequence ATGATTTTCGAAGACCTTCCGACAACGCCCACGTCGGAAGAGCTGATCGACAAGGCGTTTTCGCGGGCGGCGCGGTCCGGCAAGGCCAAAGGCGGCCTCGAGGCCCAGCAGTCGATGCTCCAGACGGCGGCCAACATCATTTCGGACAATCTCGAAAACGTGGTCACGGCGTGGCCGGATTTCGAGTACGAGGACGACGTCCACCCGTTCTACTACGAGTTAGCGGACGCGATCGTCGACGTGGACAAGCTCCGACAGGCGCTGTCGGAGGTCATGTGGGCCAGCCGGAAGGCCCGCGAGATTCACGAGGAGTACCAGCCGCGACTGCGAAAGACCGACGTGGACACGGCGCGCAAGCACCGCAAACAGGCCTTCGCCCGGCTCGCGGACATCGTCGAGCAGGTCGACGACCACCTGCTGTACATCAACAAGTCGCGCAACGACCTGCGCGACCTGCCGGAGATCAACCCCGACGAGCCGACGATCGTCGTCGCCGGCTACCCGAACGTCGGCAAGTCCTCGTTCGTCAACGACGTCACGAACGCGCGCGGCGAGACCGCGTCCTATCCGTTCACTACGAAGGGGATCGGCGTCGGCCACTTCGAGCGCGATCATATCCGCTACCAGATCGTCGATACGCCGGGCCTGCTCGACCGCCCGCCGCAGGACCGCAACGAGATCGAATCGCAGGCGGTCAGCGCCATCGAGCACCTCGCCGACTGCATGCTCGTCGTGGTCGACCCCACCGGCGAGTGCGGGTACCCGATCGGCTCGCAACTCGAGCTCCGAGACTCGATTTCGGCCCAGTTCGAGGACATCCCGGTGTACACGATCGCGAACAAGTCCGACCGGTTCGAGGACGGAGACCTCGACGATGCCGTCGCTGCCGACTACACCATGAGCGTCGAAACCGGCGCGAACGTGGAGACGGTACTCGACGCCGCCGTCGAGGCCATCGGGTACGAGCCGGAGTTGCCCTTCGAGGGGTGA
- a CDS encoding LamG-like jellyroll fold domain-containing protein encodes MVRASVAQLILFIAAISVSTLFVGVIVTETGLYVQAVEDEGDRETAAIDAEIEIINDPEAKAVYNETDETVTVYVKNVGGGTLNPDDLEVVVNGELATVTETDVIGGEPWRRNRVLAVTLDHAIEGGTNRALVRIDGSRDLLSFQYAGSLDWSTDGDWSAGTHERTVSDGIGDRDADTVRLGYDAGDSGLVAYWPFDEDSGDTAFDATGTNDGRHVNHPTPGQTGLVGTTAYDFDHTQNQHVNVSHSDAIEMSTDDRVTVSTWIKLDEGWGDTVDDAMAIVQKSDASYNLQLIPSSTSPEVQFVIHDGTEYHFATVTLPDDHEGRWVHVSGRFEADTEFSVSADGQTATADPPSNMRATDDHPLGIGDNIDDSASNRSFAGDIDEVRLFDRALTDDELSDEYLTATNGSHTTDWRTTTGDMRADSLQLENVSATLDGETVTVYVESDTTGDGTADEVSDPITLTESGEVYAVEGITADNDRFRLRLEFETGSVTRTPVVSRIELTQE; translated from the coding sequence ATGGTTCGCGCCTCGGTCGCTCAGCTGATACTGTTCATCGCGGCGATCAGCGTGTCGACGCTGTTCGTCGGTGTCATCGTCACCGAAACCGGACTGTACGTTCAAGCCGTCGAGGACGAAGGTGACAGGGAGACTGCAGCGATCGACGCCGAAATCGAGATTATCAACGATCCCGAGGCCAAGGCGGTCTACAACGAGACCGACGAGACAGTGACGGTATACGTCAAAAACGTCGGTGGTGGGACCCTGAACCCCGACGATCTCGAGGTAGTAGTAAACGGGGAGCTCGCGACCGTCACCGAAACGGACGTGATCGGCGGCGAGCCCTGGCGGCGGAACCGGGTACTCGCCGTGACGCTCGATCACGCGATCGAAGGAGGCACGAACCGCGCGCTCGTGCGGATCGACGGGAGCCGCGACCTCCTCTCGTTTCAGTACGCTGGTAGCCTGGACTGGTCGACGGACGGGGATTGGTCCGCGGGAACGCACGAACGGACGGTCAGCGACGGGATCGGCGACCGGGACGCCGACACGGTCAGGCTCGGCTACGATGCCGGCGACAGCGGACTGGTCGCCTACTGGCCGTTCGATGAGGACAGCGGGGACACGGCGTTCGACGCGACGGGGACCAACGACGGCAGACACGTGAACCACCCGACCCCGGGTCAGACGGGACTGGTCGGGACCACCGCGTACGACTTCGATCACACGCAGAACCAGCACGTCAACGTCTCGCACAGCGACGCGATCGAGATGAGTACCGACGACCGGGTCACGGTCTCCACGTGGATCAAACTCGACGAGGGATGGGGCGACACCGTCGACGACGCGATGGCGATCGTCCAGAAGTCGGACGCGTCGTACAACCTGCAGCTCATCCCGTCGTCGACGAGTCCGGAGGTACAGTTCGTCATCCATGACGGGACCGAGTACCACTTCGCGACCGTCACGCTCCCTGACGATCACGAAGGGCGGTGGGTCCACGTCAGCGGTCGATTCGAGGCCGATACGGAGTTTAGCGTCTCTGCCGACGGGCAGACTGCCACTGCCGACCCGCCGTCGAACATGCGCGCGACCGACGACCATCCGCTGGGGATCGGTGACAACATCGACGACAGCGCCTCGAATCGATCCTTCGCCGGAGATATCGACGAGGTCCGCCTGTTCGACCGCGCGCTGACGGACGACGAACTCTCCGACGAGTACCTTACGGCGACCAACGGAAGCCACACCACTGACTGGCGGACGACGACGGGCGACATGCGGGCCGACTCCCTGCAACTCGAGAACGTCTCGGCGACGCTCGACGGCGAGACCGTGACCGTGTACGTCGAGTCCGACACAACGGGCGACGGAACGGCCGACGAGGTGAGCGACCCGATTACGTTGACCGAAAGCGGCGAGGTCTACGCTGTCGAGGGGATCACCGCGGACAACGATCGGTTCCGGCTCCGCCTCGAGTTCGAAACCGGTTCGGTGACGCGGACGCCCGTCGTTTCGCGGATCGAACTCACGCAGGAGTGA
- a CDS encoding TIGR00341 family protein: MRLVQLTVPTGKRETILKTLDERKIDYVVSDETSSREYTAVVYFPLPDAAVEPVLDEIQDAGINEDAYTVVLDAETVVSRRFQELREEYEEGDVESDRISRQELQAEADDLTPSFPVYVVMTVISAVVATAGLLLDSPAVVVGSMVIAPLIGPALGASVGTVIDDEELFVESVTYQIIGVVVAIAAAAIFAVLVRSLNIVPPDLVLSSVGEISERLAPDLLSLAIALGAGIAGVVSIATGTSVALVGVMIAAALIPPAGVAGIALAWGEPTSAIGATVLVLVNLLSVNLAGLLTLWYAGYRPENLFQLGETEQRVRKRIVGLAVIVLVFAVFLGGITYASYETGNFEQDAREEVETVLAQDQYEDYQLLEFQVVMDDNYPFRNPERVIVTIGGPPGESAPELADILSERINDHADQSVTIEVRYVEVVER, encoded by the coding sequence GTGCGGCTCGTACAGTTGACGGTTCCGACAGGGAAGCGGGAGACCATCCTCAAAACCCTCGACGAGCGGAAGATCGACTACGTCGTCTCGGACGAAACCAGCAGTCGAGAGTACACGGCGGTCGTCTACTTCCCGCTGCCGGATGCGGCGGTCGAACCGGTGCTCGACGAGATACAGGACGCCGGGATCAACGAAGACGCCTACACGGTCGTCCTCGACGCGGAGACGGTCGTTTCCCGGCGGTTTCAGGAGTTGCGCGAGGAATACGAGGAAGGCGACGTCGAGTCGGACCGAATTTCACGCCAGGAGCTGCAGGCGGAGGCCGACGATCTGACGCCGAGCTTTCCCGTCTACGTGGTGATGACGGTCATCAGCGCCGTCGTCGCGACCGCGGGCCTACTCCTCGACTCGCCGGCCGTCGTCGTCGGCTCGATGGTGATCGCGCCGCTAATCGGGCCGGCGCTGGGGGCGAGCGTCGGGACGGTGATCGACGACGAGGAACTGTTCGTCGAGAGCGTCACCTACCAGATCATCGGCGTCGTCGTCGCGATCGCGGCAGCCGCGATCTTCGCGGTGCTGGTTCGATCACTGAACATCGTCCCGCCGGATCTCGTTCTCTCGAGCGTCGGCGAGATATCGGAGCGCCTCGCGCCGGACTTGCTATCGCTCGCGATCGCGCTGGGCGCGGGCATCGCGGGGGTCGTGAGCATCGCGACGGGGACGTCGGTCGCCCTCGTCGGGGTGATGATCGCCGCGGCGTTGATCCCGCCCGCCGGCGTCGCGGGAATCGCCCTCGCGTGGGGAGAACCGACGTCCGCGATCGGTGCGACGGTGCTGGTCCTCGTCAACCTGCTTTCGGTGAACCTCGCCGGGCTGTTGACGCTGTGGTACGCCGGTTACCGCCCGGAGAACCTGTTCCAGCTCGGAGAAACGGAGCAACGCGTCCGCAAGCGGATCGTCGGCCTCGCCGTTATCGTGCTCGTCTTCGCGGTGTTTCTCGGCGGAATCACCTACGCCTCCTACGAGACGGGGAACTTCGAACAGGACGCCCGCGAAGAAGTGGAAACCGTCCTCGCACAGGACCAGTACGAGGACTACCAACTGCTCGAGTTTCAGGTCGTGATGGACGACAACTACCCGTTCCGGAACCCCGAGCGAGTGATCGTCACGATCGGCGGCCCGCCGGGCGAGTCAGCACCCGAACTGGCCGACATCCTCAGCGAGCGGATCAACGACCACGCCGATCAATCCGTTACCATCGAGGTCAGGTACGTCGAAGTCGTCGAGCGGTGA
- the engB gene encoding GTP-binding protein EngB yields the protein MIDFDTRPNRDAEVALVGRSNVGKSTLMRELTGHSFDTGGKPGVTRSPNHYDWAPEDFVITDLPGFGFMSGVDEDLREEIKTEIVHYLEEYADNILVAVLVVDGKSVIDIIDRHSGPDEIPYDVEMFHFLRELDVPTVVAVNKMDKVDDEDERLDALCDRLGLYPPWKQWQETIAPICAKKGQLEPLNEAIRTHLHEQQRDDLFKFF from the coding sequence ATGATCGACTTCGATACGCGCCCGAACCGAGACGCCGAAGTGGCGCTCGTCGGCCGCTCGAACGTGGGGAAATCCACGCTCATGCGCGAGCTGACCGGCCACAGTTTCGACACCGGAGGCAAACCCGGCGTCACCCGCTCGCCCAATCACTACGACTGGGCCCCCGAGGACTTCGTCATCACCGATCTCCCCGGCTTCGGCTTCATGAGCGGCGTCGACGAGGACCTCCGCGAGGAGATCAAGACCGAGATCGTCCACTACCTCGAGGAGTACGCCGATAACATCCTCGTCGCCGTCCTCGTGGTCGACGGCAAGAGCGTCATCGACATCATCGACCGCCACTCGGGCCCCGACGAGATCCCCTACGACGTCGAGATGTTCCACTTCCTGCGGGAACTGGACGTCCCGACGGTCGTCGCCGTCAACAAGATGGACAAGGTCGACGACGAAGACGAGCGGCTCGACGCGCTCTGTGACCGCCTCGGCCTCTACCCGCCCTGGAAGCAGTGGCAAGAGACGATCGCCCCGATCTGCGCCAAAAAGGGGCAACTCGAGCCCCTGAACGAGGCGATACGCACCCATCTGCACGAGCAACAACGCGACGATCTGTTCAAGTTCTTCTAA